A genomic segment from Drosophila miranda strain MSH22 chromosome 3, D.miranda_PacBio2.1, whole genome shotgun sequence encodes:
- the LOC108158914 gene encoding proto-oncogene serine/threonine-protein kinase mos gives MSFSVANRESELVLTTPKRKELLKDGPPVRTRCQILGRGAYGTVFKAIYRDHSVAVKIIKGQAVSTLHNESHLLNLDHKNIVRLIKTESAVAFGMVIMECPNGQCLQQILDTLALPLIHRVLITLDIVAALRYCHWHGVLHLDVKPANILVALGPRPYSMGPQSNYQRSYICKLCDFGSSIKIGEFCARQSQKNARGTLRYMSPEALRSDPLSDASDIYSLAISMWQMQSRRLPYHTLSCNESIAYQVVKHELRPDSYEKLEALSIDYPRRAPLVGCNVNAYVNESSSQAMSGGDLCRRANMFACRNLNFKTSCNSSRELKKKRRQNRLALYFDSPAPPASTSTCLESSYSDLYRSCWVSIPEFRTSSILLRNKLELILSRSSTAGQLLGLSRV, from the exons AT GTCTTTTTCAGTAGCTAATCGAGAAAGTGAACTTGTGCTTACCACGCCGAAGCGCAAAGAACTGCTTAAGGATGGTCCCCCCGTCCGCACCAGGTGTCAGATTCTGGGCCGCGGTGCATATGGCACTGTTTTCAAGGCAATTTATCGCG ATCACTCCGTGGCGGTGAAGATCATCAAGGGGCAGGCTGTCTCTACGCTGCACAATGAGTCGCATTTGCTAAATTTGGATCACAAGAACATTGTGCGTCTCATAAAAACAGAGTCCGCCGTTGCCTTTGGAATGGTCATCATGGAGTGTCCAAATGGGCAATGCCTACAGCAGATACTGGACACGCTGGCGTTGCCGCTCATCCACAGAGTACT AATCACGTTGGACATTGTGGCTGCTCTACGCTACTGCCATTGGCACGGCGTGCTGCACCTGGACGTCAAGCCTGCCAATATTTTGGTAGCTCTGGGACCACGACCCTACAGCATGGGGCCGCAATCCAACTACCAGCGCAGCTACATTTGCAAGCTGTGCGACTTTGGCTCATCCATTAAAATTGGCGAATTTTGTGCCCGTCAGAGCCAGAAAAATGCCAGGGGTACCCTGAGGTACATGTCTCCGGAAGCCTTACGTTCGGATCCACTATCAGACGCCTCGGACATCTACTCTCTGGCCATCAGCATGTGGCAAATGCAGTCGCGTCGATTGCCCTATCACACGCTTAGCTGCAACGAGTCCATCGCTTACCAAGTGGTCAAGCATGAGCTGCGCCCGGATAGCTATGAAAAGTTAGAAGCCCTCTCCATCGACTACCCCAGGAGAGCACCTCTCGTCGGCTGTAACGTGAATGCGTACGTGAATGAAAGCAGTTCTCAGGCGATGTCGGGCGGCGACCTTTGTAGAAGGGCGAATATGTTTGCGTGCCGCAATCTAAATTTCAAAACATCGTGCAACAGTAGCCGTGAGCTAAAGAAGAAGCGCAGACAGAACAGATTAGCGCTGTATTTTGATAGTCCGGCGCCACCAGCAAGCACCAGCACGTGCCTGGAGAGCTCTTACTCGGATCTGTACAGAAGCTGCTGGGTCAGCATTCCAGAATTCCGTACGAGCTCTATTCTTCTGAGGAATAAACTGGAGCTTATCTTGAGCAGAAGCTCTACCGCCGGCCAGCTTTTAGGCTTAAGTCGTGTTTAA
- the LOC108158912 gene encoding flocculation protein FLO11 isoform X6: MTRFARQESLLHSMQQENRSLLTRIRQYEHCLDDVMRKVVDAIVAEDNLREEVSMLKGRVRDLEAQNAALSASPVKGRDEGYCTMSSGQPQPSNGHLEDLPEEPEQWLLPAEPCSTEMEDWSMSQEELAVMTFDDEREHHQQHQRRKRDHDWLWPSSDFINSTTVETDSVADGIAQLLQQKIVYSEDEEVACTDFTNDFYKLVNIRSNSSRSLYSYLEGETDDEDEDDDDEADSSMSESQAAHTARAATSPTPSEAGRAQLTSCSSSETDENSISHPPPPTESHQEKEEEPDYAVIDECRRRVSDIEIEDVPLIMSATPLQPLNEQQCIAQIIKSELRRPPHVLVKSKSVLEEQEPSCILRHNQRRELESTVVRSDSISCALMAKIAKEAAPPSPAIVSKLKERILNRQFSAPATSSPWRRSNGWKRVTSPVQIPAAASPKKKQAKSTELPKSCLPKAVPTRIPTSINSSTSSTSSVSSSSPSPSSSSPSPQSPQQQQKQHQQQPRPSGQQQRKSKIPPPVPVRRSYAS; encoded by the exons ACGCGCTTCGCCCGTCAGGAGAGTCTGCTGCACTCCATGCAGCAGGAGAACCGGTCCCTGCTCACCCGCATCCGGCAGTACGAGCACTGCTTGGACGACGTGATGCGCAAGGTGGTGGACGCCATTGTGGCCGAGGACAATCTGCGCGAGGAGGTGAGCATGCTGAAGGGCCGTGTGCGGGATCTGGAGGCGCAGAACGCGGCGCTGTCCGCCAGTCCGGTGAAGGGGCGGGACGAGGGGTACTGCACGATGAGCAGTGGCCAGCCGCAGCCGTCGAACGGACACCTGGAGGATCTGCCCGAGGAGCCCGAGCAGTGGTTACTGCCGGCGGAGCCCTGCTCAACGGAAATGGAGGACTGGAGCATGTCGCAGGAAGAGCTGGCTGTGATGACATTCGACGACGAGCGggagcaccaccagcagcatcaACGGAGGAAGCGCGACCACGACTGGCTCTGGCCCTCGAGTGACTTCATCAACTCGACCACCGTCGAGACGGACTCCGTTGCCGACGGAATTGCACAGCTGCTGCAGCAAAAG ATTGTCTACTCGGAGGATGAAGAGGTGGCCTGCACGGACTTCACGAACGACTTCTACAAGCTGGTCAACATCCGGTCCAATTCGTCGCGCAGCCTCTACTCCTACCTCGAGGGCGAGACggacgacgaggacgaggatgacgatgatgaggCAGACTCGAGCATGTCCGAGAGCCAAGCGGCACACACGGCCCGGGCTGCCACCAGTCCCACGCCCAGCGAGGCGGGACGGGCTCAGCTGACGAGCTGCTCCTCCAGCGAAACGGACGAAAACTCGATCAGCCACCCGCCGCCGCCGACAGAGTCGCATCAGGAGAAGGAGGAAGAGCCTGACTACGCGGTCATTGACGAGTGCCGGCGCCGcgtcagtgacatcgagatcGAGGACGTGCCGCTGATCATGAGCGCCACGCCTTTGCAGCCCCTCAATGAGCAGCAATGCATAGCGCAGATCATCAAGAGCGAGCTGCGACGGCCGCCCCATGTGCTGGTAAAGTCCAAGTCCgtgctggaggagcaggagcccAGCTGCATCCTGCGCCACAATCAGCGTCGCGAGCTGGAGTCCACGGTGGTGCGCAGCGACAGCATCAGCTGTGCCCTGATGGCGAAAATTGCCAAAGAGGCAGCGCCCCCGTCACCGGCGATCGTGTCCAAACTGAAGGAGAGAATTCTGAACCGCCAATTTTCCGCGCCGGCAACATCGAGCCCGTGGCGCAGGAGCAATGGATGGAAGCGGGTGACGTCCCCGGTGCAGATACCAGCGGCTGCATCCCCAAAGAAG AAGCAAGCCAAGTCAACAGAGCTGCCAAAGAGCTGCCTGCCCAAGGCGGTGCCCACCAGAATTCCAACGAGCATCAATTCATCGACGTCCTCCACCTCGTCGGTGTCGTCATCCTCGCCCTCGCCTTCGTCTTCGTCTCCTTCGCCACAGTCgccccaacaacaacaaaagcagcaccagcagcagccaagaCCCTCaggacagcagcagcgcaaATCGAAAATTCCTCCGCCAGTTCCTGTGCGGCGATCCTATGCGAGCTAA